The window GACCACGACGGTCGTTCAGGCCGGCGAGCAGTCCGAGGGGGACTTCTCCGTGGCCGTGAGCGGCCTCGACGCGAATACGACGTACAGCTACGTCGCGCTCGCGGAGGCCGAGCGTGGTGACGAAACCGCCGAGGACAGCGGGAACGAGAGCACCTTCACGACAGGCGAGACCGAGGAGTCGCTCGGTGTCGAAACGCTCGACGCCAGCGACCTGACGAACGACTCGGCGACGCTCAACGGTGATCTGACCGGAATCGGCGGCGCCGAGAACGCCACGGTCGCCTTCGAGTACTGGGTCGAGGGAGACCGTGCCAACTCGACGAACACGACCGATGTCGAACTCGATTCGCCGGGTACGTTCAGCGCGGCGGTCTCGGGCCTTCAGAACGACACCGCGTACGTCTACGTGGCACAGGCCCAGGCCAACGACACGACTGTCACCGGCGAACAGGTGACCTTCGAGACGGAGGTGGGGACGGAGAACGAGACCGACACCGGCAACGAGTCCGACGGTCCGTTCGGGCAGACTGTCTCCGCGTTCGTCGCCGAGCTTGTCCAGCAGCGCACGGACGCGAACGAGACCCAGTCCCAGAACATCGGGCTGCAGGTCGCAGCGTTCGTGACCGCTACCAACCCCGGCCAGGGCAACGGCCCGCCGGCCTTCGTCTTCGGCGACGGTGGGAACGAGACCGACGACCGCGGCCCGCCGGCGTTCGTGACCGGTGACGACGACGGCAACGAGACCGACCGCGAGCGCGGCCCGCCGGAGGACCGCGGCCCCGACGAGGACAAGGAGCGTGGCCCGCCGGAGGACCGCGGCCCGGACCGGGCTGACGATGACGACACGGACGAGGAAGAGACCGAAGAAGAGACGGAGACCGAAGAAGCGGACGAGGAAGAGACCGAAGAGGACGATGACGCCGACACCGAGGACGGCGACGACGGTGCCGACGATGCGGAGAACGACGACTCCGCGCCCGGCAACAGCGGCGACGCGCCCGGCCAGTAGACGCTGAACGGTTCCCTCGCGACCCCCACTTCCTGATTCCCGTTCTCGCCCCGCCAGCGGCCGCGCTGCGCCGGGGTTCGGTAGCGTTTTCCGGCCGCTTCCCGTCCGCTCGGGCATGACCGAGTCCATCACCGCCCGGGTCGAGGACCCCGACGCGGCCCGCGAATCCGGCCGACAGAAGATGGCGTGGGCACGCCAGCACATGCCCATCCTGGAGTCGCTGCGCGAGGAGTTCCGCGACGAGCAGCCCCTCGACGGCGAGGTGGTCGGGATGGCCATGCACGTCGAGGCGAAGACCGCGGTCCTGACCGAGACGCTCGCCGAGGCGGGCGCCGAGGTCGCCATCACTGGCTGCAACCCGCTCTCGACGCACGACGACGTGAGCGTCGCGCTCGACGCGCACGACTCCATCACCTCCTACGCCGAGCGCGGCGTGGACGACGAGGCGTACTACGAGGCGATGGAGGCCGTCATCGGCCACGAGCCGACCATCACCGTCGACGACGGTGGGGACCTCGTCTTCCGCATCCACGAGGAGCACCCGCACCTCATCGAGAGCATCGTCGGCGGCTGCGAGGAGACGACCACCGGCGTCCACCGGCTCCGCGCGATGGCCGAGGACGGCGCGCTCGACTACCCGATGTTCGCCGTCAACGACACGCCGATGAAGCGGCTGTTCGACAACGTCCACGGCACGGGCGAGGCCTCGCTGTCGAACATCTCGATGACGACGAACCTCTCGTTCGCCGGGAAGACGGTCGTCGTCGCCGGCTACGGCTACTGCGGCCGCGGCGTCGCGAAGAAGGCCGCCGGACAGAACGCCCACGTCGTCGTCACGGAGGTCGACCCCCGGCGCGCGCTGGAGGCGCACATGGAGGGCTACGAGGTCCTGCCGATGCGCGAGGCCGCCGCCGAGGGCGACATCTTCGTCACGACCACGGGCAACCGCGACGTCATCACTCGCGAGGACTTCCGGGAGATGCAGGACGGCGTCGTGCTCGCCAACGCCGGGCACTTCGACGTGGAGATCAACCTCGACCAGCTCGAGGAGATGGCCGACTCGCACGAAGAGGTCCGCGACGGCGTCGAGGCGTACCAGCTCCCCGACGGCCGGCACATCAACGTCCTCGCGGAGGGGCGACTCGTCAACCTCGCCTCGCCCATCGCGCTCGGGCACCCGGTCGAGGTGATGGACCAATCGTTCGGCGTACAGGCGGTCTGCGTGCGCGAACTCGTCGAGAACCCCGACGACTACGGCGCGGGCGTCCACGAGGTGCCCGATGACCTGGACCGCGAGGTCGCGGAGGTCAAACTCGACGCCGAGGGTATCGATATCGACGCGCTGAGCGCCGACCAGGAGGAGTACATGGGCTCCTGGGACCACGGGACCTGAGAGTGGCCCACCCTATCCGGCACGTTCGACGGCCCGCCCACCCCGCACCAGGAGAACGGCTCCGCCGACCCAGCCCGCGTACCGGATACCGAGGACGACGAGGAATCCGGGCTCCTTCCAGCCCCACCCGGTAATCCGGGTCCGTTCCGAGACGCGACGCACCTCGTACATCGTCCCGTTCTTCACGACGCCCATCCTGAGCGGGAGGGCCGACTCGGTCGGTCCAGGGTCCTCGGGCACGGGGACCGTCACGCTCCCCCTGTCGACGGCGGTCCGTGCCGTCTCGGGTGCCTCGTCGTAGGGGACCGCCAGTGCCCGCAGCACGGTCCCCCACTCGACCCGTTCGAGGTCGAGTACGACGCTCTCGTTCTCCAGCCGCTCGGTGGTCCGGTAGTATCGGGTGGTCGTCCGGTCGGGTTGTAGCCGGACGTATTCCGTCCCGTCGAGCGGCGGGTCGAGGTCGGTGCCATCCCTGACCCGGATGGGGCCGTCGGCGGCGATGTGGCGCGCGACCGCACAGGTCCGTGTCTCCCCGGACCGGCAGTCCAGATAGGACGTGTCGCTCTCCCACCGTTCCGGGGACAGCGGTTCCTGTGCGGCCTCGTACTCGCGGACCTCCTGTCCGGACACCTCCTCGGGGTAGGCCCACGCGCCGTTGGCGAGCAGGGCGAGTCCGAGCAGCACCAGCAGCGCGGGACGGGCGTACCGATGCACGTCCCCGGCCAGTGACGCCGCTGGTAAGTGCCTTCTGCAGAGTCCCCAGTCGGCCCACCTCGCGCCGGGTTTCACTTCCGGTTCCCGGCGTTTCTTTAAAACCCATCCGGGCCAACGCGGGGCCATGAGTCAGTCCACCTTCGACGACGACGAGCTGTTCGATGAGGCGACGATGGAGATGCGCGAGGAGGTCGAGGCCGCCCTCGCCGAGGCCCGTGCCGCGCTCCCCGAGCCCGACAGCATCTGGGACGTGGAAGCCGACAACACGCTGGGCGTGCTGAACGCGCTGAAGGGCGCGCTCGACCTCGGTGATGCCGAGGAGCACCTCCGCGAGGCGAAGAAGCAGTTCGTCCTCGGCCAGCGCGCCGACGCGTTCGAGGACGCCGACGACCTCGAGGACGAGATCGGCGAGCTGGAGGAGCTGTTCGGCGACATCGAGACCGCCCACGAGGAGGTCTCCGACCTCGCCTCCACGATTCCCGGCGTCCGTTCGGCACTGGAGGACGCCCACGAGGCCGCCGAGGCCGACCAAGAGGAAGAGGGAGAAGAGGAGGAAGAAGAGGAAGAGGAGGAGTGACCGCACGGCCACCGCTGGTGCTCGCCCGGGAGTATTCGGTGGAACCGTAAGGGATAATCGGGGGACGGCAGTCGGGTTCGGTTGTGTCGAAGCAGAACACGACCGACCCGGGGGGGTCATCGATGCACCCGTCGAGTGTCACTCGGCGTCGCATGTTGACCGCGCTCGGAGCAGCCTCGATGCCGCTCGCCGCGGGGTGCTCCGGTCTCCTGGGTGACGGGACTACCGAGACTCCAACCGACACGGACAGTCCGACGAACACCCCTCCCGACACCGAGACCGATACGATGACCGAAACCCCACAGCCCGAGGCCGTCGACCCACGATTCGGCTACATCGGGACGACCGACGAGGAACCGCCCACGGAAGCCGACCACACCGTCGACCTGCTCATCCGCGAGCGCGAGAACGCCCCCATCCCGGAGTTCTACTTCGAGCCGACGGGGCTGTACGTCGAACCCGGCGACACCGTCCGGTTCAACCTCGCGACGCCGCATCACAACGTCAACGCCTACCACCCGGCCTTCGGCTACACCCAGCGCGTCCCCGACGAGGTGCCGCCGTACTCCTCGCCCATCCTCGGCGTGGGCGAGTACTGGCTCTACACGTTCGAGCGAGAGGGGGTCCACAATCTCATGTGTGCCCCGCACGAACTGTTCGGGATGGTCGGCACCGTCGTCGTCGGGTCGGCCTCGGGTCCGGGCGCGAACCCGGTCGGCGAGGCGCCCGGCGGCGAGCGCGCGCGGCCGCCGGAGTTCACCGCTGCCCTGGTCCTCAGTGACCCCGCGATGGACCCCGAGAACATCGTCGAGCAGGGGAGCGTCTCCTGGGATGACCTCGCCGACGAGAGCAAGCGGCCGCTCCTCCGCCCGGTCGAGGAGGGTGGTGGCGGCGAGGAGACACCCACGCCGACGGAGACCGCCACGTCGACCGAGACCGCGACGGACACGGCCACCTCAACTGCGACGCCGACCGACTCTTCGATGTAGGGGCGCCGCGGCGACTCACTCGCCGTCCGCTTCTTTCGGCCACTCCCGCTCCTCGACAGCGGCCAGCACCCGCACGCAGGCGTCGGCCGACGACGCGAGCAGCCGCTCGCCCTCTTCGGCCGTCGCGGGCGTCGGGTCCGCGAGGTTGCCGCTCTCGGAGAACTCGTCGAAGTCGTAGGCGAGGTTGGTGCCGTCGACGAAGACGCCGAACTCGTGGCCCGCGCCCTCGGCGGCCTCCTCGTAGCGCTCCTCTCTGACGAGGTCGGGTGCGAGGTGGAGCATCAGGCTGGTCTCCGTCGGCCCACCGTGCCCGAGTTCGAACTCCGGCGCGACCACGTCGAACCAGGTGAACGGGACCGCGTAGCAGTCGCCGTCGCGGGTCAGGCGGCCGCAGACCTCCCGCAGCGCGCCCGTGTTGCCGCCGTGCCCGTTCACGACGACGACGCGGTCGAAGCCGTGGTGGGCCAGCGACCGGCAGACGTCGCCCACGTAGTCGCGGAAGGTGTCCTCCGTCACCCAGAGCGTC of the Haloglomus salinum genome contains:
- a CDS encoding adenosylhomocysteinase, which encodes MTESITARVEDPDAARESGRQKMAWARQHMPILESLREEFRDEQPLDGEVVGMAMHVEAKTAVLTETLAEAGAEVAITGCNPLSTHDDVSVALDAHDSITSYAERGVDDEAYYEAMEAVIGHEPTITVDDGGDLVFRIHEEHPHLIESIVGGCEETTTGVHRLRAMAEDGALDYPMFAVNDTPMKRLFDNVHGTGEASLSNISMTTNLSFAGKTVVVAGYGYCGRGVAKKAAGQNAHVVVTEVDPRRALEAHMEGYEVLPMREAAAEGDIFVTTTGNRDVITREDFREMQDGVVLANAGHFDVEINLDQLEEMADSHEEVRDGVEAYQLPDGRHINVLAEGRLVNLASPIALGHPVEVMDQSFGVQAVCVRELVENPDDYGAGVHEVPDDLDREVAEVKLDAEGIDIDALSADQEEYMGSWDHGT
- a CDS encoding DUF5790 family protein; the encoded protein is MSQSTFDDDELFDEATMEMREEVEAALAEARAALPEPDSIWDVEADNTLGVLNALKGALDLGDAEEHLREAKKQFVLGQRADAFEDADDLEDEIGELEELFGDIETAHEEVSDLASTIPGVRSALEDAHEAAEADQEEEGEEEEEEEEEE
- a CDS encoding cupredoxin domain-containing protein — translated: MTETPQPEAVDPRFGYIGTTDEEPPTEADHTVDLLIRERENAPIPEFYFEPTGLYVEPGDTVRFNLATPHHNVNAYHPAFGYTQRVPDEVPPYSSPILGVGEYWLYTFEREGVHNLMCAPHELFGMVGTVVVGSASGPGANPVGEAPGGERARPPEFTAALVLSDPAMDPENIVEQGSVSWDDLADESKRPLLRPVEEGGGGEETPTPTETATSTETATDTATSTATPTDSSM
- a CDS encoding creatininase family protein; this encodes MNLAEQTWTDARDAETDLALVPVGSTEQHGPHAPLGVDHMTAEAIAEEAAERYAEEHGEEPVVAPAVPVGVAEEHRAFDGTLWVTEDTFRDYVGDVCRSLAHHGFDRVVVVNGHGGNTGALREVCGRLTRDGDCYAVPFTWFDVVAPEFELGHGGPTETSLMLHLAPDLVREERYEEAAEGAGHEFGVFVDGTNLAYDFDEFSESGNLADPTPATAEEGERLLASSADACVRVLAAVEEREWPKEADGE